The proteins below come from a single Chitinophaga pinensis DSM 2588 genomic window:
- a CDS encoding sigma-54-dependent transcriptional regulator codes for MPGTVLIIDDEEKLRSLTKRIIALEGFNVLEAGNIKSAQKIIEKEEIDVVLCDVKLPDGSGVDYARTIKEKNPSIEIILLTAYGNIPDGVQAIKNGAFDYLTKGDDNNRIIPLLNRALEKVQLQKRIEKLESQVGKKYSFDTILGTSRPIRDAIEQASKVAPADTTVLLLGETGTGKEVFAQAIHNNSKRNGKPFVALNCSAFSRELLESELFGYKAGAFTNANRDKKGLIEEANTGTIFLDEIGEMPLDLQSKLLRVLETGEFIKVGDTKPTKVNVRIIAATNRDLKEESQKGHFREDLYYRLNVFAITLPPLRERKKDIPQLAEYFVGIFSAKINQRKQKVTPAFIEKLQLHEWKGNIRELKNVLERAVIMAGGDDLAVEHLPLDLQIADKASTPLSAFDLASVEKLHIIRVLYHTKNNKTEAARLLNIGLATLYRKIEEYGLNHQQ; via the coding sequence ATGCCCGGAACTGTCCTTATAATAGATGATGAAGAGAAACTGCGCAGTCTGACCAAAAGGATTATCGCACTGGAAGGTTTTAACGTACTCGAAGCCGGTAATATCAAAAGTGCCCAGAAAATAATCGAAAAAGAAGAAATAGACGTTGTACTCTGTGACGTAAAACTACCGGATGGTAGCGGCGTAGACTATGCCAGAACGATCAAGGAGAAAAATCCATCTATAGAAATCATACTGCTTACTGCATACGGTAATATACCCGATGGCGTTCAGGCTATCAAAAACGGCGCCTTCGACTACCTCACCAAAGGAGATGACAACAACCGTATTATTCCATTGCTTAACAGAGCTTTGGAAAAAGTACAGCTGCAGAAACGTATCGAAAAACTGGAAAGCCAGGTCGGCAAAAAATACAGCTTTGACACCATCCTGGGTACCTCCCGCCCTATCCGGGATGCCATAGAGCAAGCCAGTAAGGTAGCCCCGGCTGATACCACCGTGTTACTCCTGGGTGAAACGGGTACCGGCAAGGAAGTGTTTGCACAGGCCATTCATAATAACAGTAAACGTAACGGTAAGCCGTTCGTCGCCCTGAACTGCAGTGCGTTCAGTCGTGAATTACTGGAAAGCGAACTGTTTGGCTATAAAGCAGGCGCTTTTACCAATGCCAACCGTGATAAAAAAGGCTTGATCGAAGAGGCTAATACCGGTACTATCTTCCTGGACGAAATCGGAGAAATGCCCCTGGACCTCCAGAGTAAATTACTCCGGGTACTGGAAACCGGCGAATTCATCAAAGTAGGCGATACAAAGCCCACTAAAGTAAATGTGAGGATAATTGCGGCAACCAACCGCGACCTCAAGGAAGAGTCTCAAAAGGGCCATTTCCGCGAAGATCTGTACTACCGTCTGAACGTATTCGCTATCACCCTTCCTCCACTCCGGGAACGTAAAAAGGATATCCCCCAGTTGGCAGAGTACTTTGTTGGGATTTTCTCTGCTAAAATCAATCAGCGGAAGCAGAAAGTCACCCCTGCTTTTATCGAAAAGCTCCAGTTGCATGAATGGAAAGGGAATATCCGCGAACTCAAAAATGTGCTGGAAAGGGCCGTTATTATGGCCGGTGGAGACGATCTGGCAGTCGAACACCTGCCTCTGGACCTCCAGATAGCCGATAAAGCCAGTACACCACTCTCCGCTTTCGATTTAGCCAGTGTCGAAAAACTACACATTATCAGGGTCTTATACCATACTAAAAACAATAAAACGGAGGCTGCCCGTCTGCTGAATATCGGCCTGGCCACTCTTTATCGTAAGATAGAGGAATACGGACTCAATCACCAGCAATAA